A part of Spirochaetota bacterium genomic DNA contains:
- a CDS encoding chemotaxis protein CheD — protein sequence MKLPPAPDYVLEIFLQPGELYWSDAYTRIRTVLGSCVALCLWHPKKRIGGMCHYILSHKNEPSKSGLDPRYGSDAVELVLKEIRQAGTTPGEYHVKMFGGANMFPDIEGRRLDIGAKNVTAGEGLLQRHGFHIRRARIGGTRPHNIIFDLWSGNVWVKREE from the coding sequence ATGAAGTTGCCTCCCGCCCCCGATTACGTGCTCGAGATATTTCTTCAGCCGGGCGAGTTGTACTGGAGCGATGCCTATACCCGCATACGGACCGTGCTGGGATCCTGTGTCGCTCTTTGCCTGTGGCACCCGAAAAAACGTATCGGCGGGATGTGCCATTACATCCTGTCACATAAAAATGAGCCTTCGAAGAGCGGGCTTGACCCGCGCTATGGCAGCGACGCCGTGGAGCTTGTTCTAAAGGAAATACGCCAGGCGGGCACAACGCCGGGCGAGTACCATGTCAAGATGTTCGGAGGCGCGAACATGTTCCCCGATATCGAGGGCAGAAGGCTCGATATCGGCGCGAAGAACGTAACGGCGGGAGAGGGGCTTCTGCAGAGGCACGGTTTCCATATTCGCAGGGCGCGGATAGGCGGAACGCGGCCGCATAACATAATATTCGATCTCTGGAGCGGTAACGTATGGGTAAAAAGGGAGGAATAA
- a CDS encoding methyl-accepting chemotaxis protein encodes MLKNMKLGTKIISGFLVLTVIAVLVGAIGISNILRISSAGQAMYDENVVGLESVSKLEAHVLAMEILVMEAIYEKFLLNRDVSQRLADIAEEDKKWEAALEKYESIVIAAGDREIVVEFKTEIIKYAQVRDELLGFVRDNNRDDAVRVLGEAGGQGAKLLPLLEKLFQNKVKEAMERATNNGELARNSAIVTLLICVLAVAIALGLGLFLYKNIARILLTLLSETKRLTDAAAGGKLDTRADPEKINFEFRPIVIGVNATLDAVIGPLNVAAEYVDRISKGDIPAKITDSYNGDFNEIKNNINMLIESLNDFVAEMKKMDDQHKMGEIDYSLDPSKFSGVYRVMAGGFVGTTKFHVEAILAMLDILKSYAEGNFEPVLRKFPGKAAIANERFDRLRNSMNEVADVSEAIAGGSLDVDVKVRSERDRLMQALRKMVEALTGVVVDVKGASDSVASSSNEFQSTAQQMSSGATEQAAAAEEVSSSIEEMSANIRQNLENAQATEGIATKAASDAKEGGAAVTEAVRAMQEIASKITIIEDIAYQTNLLALNATIEAARAGEHGKGFAVVATEVRKLAERSQEAAAEITKISGTSVRVAERAGELLAKLVPDIQKTADLVQDINAASKEQFVGAEQINRAIQQLDQVIQQNAGASEEMAASAESLFAQSKQLQDTIEFFKIDDGRKATRGAALRPALHTGKTVKKQAAAPQAKAHAAHEGDVEHDDYEKF; translated from the coding sequence ATGCTTAAAAACATGAAACTGGGTACGAAGATCATTTCGGGATTCCTCGTGCTCACGGTGATTGCCGTGCTGGTCGGGGCGATCGGAATCAGCAACATCCTGCGCATCAGTAGTGCGGGGCAGGCAATGTATGATGAGAATGTCGTCGGCCTGGAATCAGTTTCCAAATTGGAGGCGCACGTGCTCGCCATGGAGATACTCGTAATGGAGGCGATCTACGAAAAATTCCTCCTCAATCGCGACGTCAGCCAGCGCCTGGCGGACATAGCCGAGGAGGATAAAAAATGGGAGGCCGCGCTGGAGAAATACGAGTCCATCGTTATTGCGGCCGGAGACAGGGAGATTGTTGTCGAGTTCAAGACCGAGATCATCAAATACGCCCAGGTTCGCGACGAGCTCCTCGGATTCGTAAGGGACAACAACCGAGACGACGCGGTACGGGTGCTCGGCGAGGCGGGGGGCCAGGGCGCGAAACTTCTACCCCTGCTGGAAAAACTCTTTCAAAACAAGGTGAAAGAAGCGATGGAAAGGGCGACTAACAACGGCGAACTGGCTCGTAATTCGGCCATTGTAACCCTCCTGATTTGCGTGCTGGCGGTCGCCATAGCGCTCGGACTCGGCCTGTTCCTGTATAAAAATATCGCCCGGATCCTTTTAACCCTGCTCTCCGAAACGAAGCGCCTGACCGACGCGGCCGCAGGCGGCAAGCTCGATACCAGGGCCGATCCCGAAAAGATTAATTTCGAATTCAGGCCCATCGTTATCGGGGTGAACGCGACGCTTGACGCGGTCATCGGACCGCTGAACGTGGCGGCCGAATACGTGGACCGGATATCAAAGGGGGATATCCCGGCGAAGATAACCGATTCATACAACGGCGACTTCAATGAGATTAAAAACAACATTAACATGCTCATCGAGAGCCTTAACGATTTCGTCGCCGAAATGAAAAAAATGGACGATCAGCACAAGATGGGAGAGATAGATTACTCCCTTGATCCCTCAAAATTCTCGGGCGTCTATCGCGTGATGGCAGGGGGCTTCGTGGGTACGACGAAGTTCCACGTAGAGGCCATTCTGGCCATGCTCGATATCCTGAAATCGTACGCCGAGGGCAATTTCGAACCGGTGCTCAGGAAATTCCCCGGAAAGGCCGCGATCGCGAATGAACGCTTCGACCGGCTTCGAAATTCCATGAACGAGGTCGCCGACGTGTCCGAGGCGATCGCCGGAGGGAGTCTCGACGTGGATGTCAAGGTGCGATCCGAGCGGGACCGCCTGATGCAGGCGCTGCGCAAGATGGTGGAGGCATTGACCGGGGTGGTCGTCGACGTCAAGGGCGCGTCCGACAGCGTTGCGTCGAGCTCGAACGAGTTCCAGTCGACGGCGCAGCAGATGTCAAGCGGCGCGACCGAGCAGGCCGCGGCGGCCGAGGAGGTTTCATCGAGCATAGAAGAGATGAGCGCGAACATCCGGCAGAACCTTGAAAACGCACAGGCCACGGAGGGCATTGCGACGAAGGCGGCCTCTGACGCGAAGGAGGGAGGAGCGGCGGTGACGGAGGCGGTGCGCGCGATGCAGGAGATAGCCTCGAAGATCACGATCATCGAGGACATCGCATATCAGACCAATCTACTCGCGCTGAACGCGACGATAGAGGCGGCGCGTGCGGGCGAGCATGGCAAGGGCTTCGCCGTGGTGGCGACCGAGGTACGGAAGCTCGCCGAGCGCAGCCAGGAGGCCGCGGCGGAGATCACCAAGATCTCGGGAACGAGCGTGCGCGTGGCCGAACGGGCGGGCGAGCTCCTCGCGAAGCTTGTGCCGGACATTCAGAAGACGGCGGACCTCGTTCAGGACATCAACGCGGCGTCGAAGGAGCAGTTTGTCGGCGCCGAGCAGATCAACAGGGCGATACAGCAGCTCGACCAGGTGATTCAGCAGAACGCCGGGGCGTCCGAGGAGATGGCGGCGAGCGCCGAGTCGCTCTTCGCGCAGTCCAAACAGCTGCAGGACACCATCGAGTTTTTCAAGATCGACGACGGTCGAAAGGCAACCAGGGGGGCGGCGCTTCGACCGGCCCTTCACACGGGAAAAACGGTGAAAAAACAGGCCGCTGCCCCTCAAGCGAAGGCCCATGCCGCGCATGAGGGCGACGTGGAGCATGACGACTATGAGAAGTTTTAG
- a CDS encoding response regulator, translating to MEKQNKKPAEFREDAGSDLAAPTAGASRSVLLMDDEESILRVTGRMLELLGYAVSCARHGMEAVELFADALEKGSPFDAVIMDLTIRGGLGGKSTVIALRQIMPDVRVIVSSGYSNDPIMSNYREYGFSNILFKPYRIEDLGHTLSQTLGADVPRPLIDVSDAR from the coding sequence ATGGAGAAACAGAATAAAAAGCCGGCGGAATTTCGCGAGGACGCCGGAAGCGATTTGGCGGCGCCAACCGCCGGCGCGAGCCGGTCGGTGCTCCTCATGGACGACGAGGAGAGCATTTTACGCGTAACCGGAAGGATGCTCGAATTGCTCGGCTACGCGGTTTCCTGCGCCAGGCACGGTATGGAGGCCGTCGAACTCTTCGCCGACGCGCTGGAGAAAGGCTCCCCCTTCGACGCCGTGATCATGGACCTCACCATAAGGGGAGGCCTGGGAGGCAAGAGCACTGTCATCGCCCTGCGCCAGATAATGCCCGACGTAAGGGTCATCGTTTCGAGCGGTTACTCGAACGATCCCATTATGTCCAATTACCGCGAATACGGTTTCAGCAACATCCTTTTCAAACCGTACCGGATCGAGGACCTCGGGCATACGCTCTCGCAAACACTCGGTGCCGATGTCCCGCGTCCCTTAATAGACGTGTCTGACGCGCGCTGA
- a CDS encoding CheR family methyltransferase, whose protein sequence is MNGLIPLSESSVPGWRPLSNAEFARFRDLLYREMGIHLSDEKKSLVAGRLMKRLRHYRLSNYADYLEMAHNTGNDDELRVLLNLLTTNETHFFREADHFAFLSGRVLPARNDGGTFRAWSAACSTGEEAYSIAMVLDNALAGRPWEVLGSDANDDVVRKASRGVYPIESIKDIPEAFRKKYCMRGVRSQEGRLMIDKALQCGIDFRTINLNRALPPIGQFDAVFLRNVMIYFNNATRREVLGRIYPLIKQGGYLMIGHTESLVESEGKYVKEAPSVYRKP, encoded by the coding sequence ATGAACGGACTGATTCCTCTTTCAGAATCGTCGGTGCCCGGGTGGCGCCCCTTGAGCAACGCGGAGTTCGCGCGTTTCAGAGACCTGTTGTACCGGGAGATGGGTATACATCTGTCCGACGAGAAAAAATCGCTGGTCGCCGGCAGACTGATGAAACGGCTGCGCCACTACCGGCTTTCGAACTACGCGGACTATCTCGAGATGGCGCATAATACCGGAAACGACGATGAGCTCCGCGTTTTATTAAACCTGCTGACAACCAACGAAACGCATTTTTTCAGGGAGGCGGACCATTTCGCGTTCCTTTCCGGGAGGGTGTTGCCCGCCCGCAATGACGGCGGCACGTTCAGGGCCTGGAGCGCGGCCTGCTCCACGGGAGAGGAGGCGTACAGTATCGCGATGGTGCTGGACAATGCCCTCGCGGGGCGCCCGTGGGAAGTGCTCGGGTCGGACGCCAATGACGATGTCGTCAGAAAGGCGAGCAGGGGCGTTTACCCGATCGAGAGCATCAAGGATATACCCGAGGCCTTCCGTAAAAAGTACTGCATGCGGGGGGTGCGGTCCCAGGAGGGCAGGCTTATGATCGACAAGGCCCTTCAATGCGGTATTGATTTCAGGACCATCAACCTCAACAGGGCGCTTCCCCCGATCGGACAGTTCGACGCGGTGTTTTTAAGAAACGTCATGATCTATTTCAATAACGCCACGAGAAGGGAGGTGCTTGGGCGAATTTATCCGTTGATAAAACAGGGCGGGTATCTTATGATCGGACACACGGAGAGCCTGGTCGAATCGGAGGGAAAGTACGTAAAAGAGGCGCCGTCGGTTTACCGAAAACCATGA
- a CDS encoding STAS domain-containing protein, whose protein sequence is MDEKVKIKAGRKRNNHVAVSVEGEAGIYTVSPLKEQLLKQLKSVRSMEVDLSDVSEMDTAGFQLFVALKREAVKSGKSLSLVGHSPAVLRVFDLYGAIGFFGDKIKVPASQRNNYAFRYGLKSRRQA, encoded by the coding sequence ATGGACGAGAAAGTAAAGATAAAAGCGGGCCGAAAAAGAAACAATCACGTCGCCGTCAGCGTCGAGGGAGAGGCGGGCATCTACACCGTGTCCCCGTTGAAAGAACAGCTGCTGAAACAGTTGAAATCGGTGCGATCAATGGAAGTCGATCTTTCGGACGTCAGCGAGATGGACACGGCCGGTTTCCAGTTATTCGTGGCGCTCAAACGCGAGGCGGTTAAAAGCGGGAAGTCCCTATCGCTCGTCGGGCACAGCCCCGCGGTGCTCAGGGTGTTCGACCTTTACGGCGCGATCGGATTTTTCGGGGACAAGATCAAGGTCCCGGCTTCGCAACGGAACAATTACGCGTTCAGGTACGGGCTTAAATCGAGGAGACAGGCATAG
- a CDS encoding chemotaxis protein CheW has protein sequence MDEMNMADNARKYLTFLIGSEKYGVDIVNVKEIIEYDQVTRVPIAPPAVRGVLNLRGSVVPIIDLSARFYGYQSTITRLSCIVVVEIEHQEERIPMGLLIDALREVVDIKPANTEQTPGFGAKIRTEFIQGIGKTHGRFVILLNLDRVLDIADIQAEGDVPVRAKATSGAAGGA, from the coding sequence ATGGATGAGATGAATATGGCGGATAATGCGCGCAAGTATCTGACCTTCCTGATCGGGAGCGAGAAATACGGTGTCGATATCGTCAACGTAAAGGAGATCATCGAGTACGATCAGGTGACACGCGTGCCGATAGCGCCGCCGGCGGTGCGCGGCGTGCTGAACCTCCGGGGCAGCGTTGTGCCGATCATCGACCTCTCGGCGAGGTTCTACGGGTATCAGAGCACCATCACAAGGCTGTCGTGCATAGTGGTGGTCGAGATCGAGCACCAGGAGGAGCGCATCCCGATGGGGCTCCTCATCGACGCGCTGCGCGAGGTGGTCGACATTAAGCCCGCAAACACCGAACAGACGCCGGGCTTCGGGGCGAAAATCCGCACCGAGTTTATACAGGGAATAGGGAAGACCCACGGCAGGTTTGTCATATTGCTCAATCTCGACCGTGTGCTCGACATTGCGGATATACAGGCCGAGGGAGATGTTCCCGTCCGGGCGAAAGCGACGTCGGGGGCGGCGGGCGGCGCATGA
- a CDS encoding MBL fold metallo-hydrolase — protein sequence MKVIQLKSNPDLYSCNAYLVLGSWNTLADVNTLVDIGQDGYIVDEIENVSTGVGKKKIQQVVITHNHFDHGAGLRDIKERFDPVVYAFSPVDGVDRLLENGQRLRMGDAEFEVIHIAGHSNDSVFLYCEAERVLFSGDTPVNIHSSEGSYTPEFTAVMERVCALRVETIYSGHDRPITVGAQSVLCRSLENIRRGAGNRASRNA from the coding sequence GTGAAGGTCATCCAGCTTAAAAGCAATCCGGACCTTTATTCGTGCAACGCCTATCTGGTGCTGGGGTCGTGGAACACCCTTGCCGACGTCAACACGCTGGTGGATATCGGACAGGACGGGTATATCGTCGACGAGATCGAAAACGTTTCGACCGGTGTCGGTAAAAAAAAGATCCAGCAGGTCGTGATCACGCATAATCATTTCGACCACGGGGCGGGATTGCGGGATATCAAGGAGCGCTTCGACCCGGTTGTGTACGCGTTTTCACCTGTCGACGGAGTGGACAGGCTGCTGGAGAACGGACAGAGGCTTAGGATGGGAGACGCGGAATTTGAGGTGATCCATATTGCCGGCCATTCCAACGACTCGGTATTCCTTTATTGCGAAGCCGAACGCGTGCTCTTTTCCGGTGACACTCCGGTGAATATCCACTCGTCGGAGGGGTCCTATACCCCCGAATTCACCGCGGTCATGGAGCGCGTCTGCGCGCTTAGGGTCGAGACCATCTACTCCGGGCACGACAGACCGATAACGGTCGGCGCGCAGTCGGTTCTGTGCCGATCGCTCGAAAATATTCGCCGCGGCGCGGGGAATCGCGCATCCCGCAACGCATAA
- a CDS encoding chemotaxis protein CheA: MNLDSMKQTYFTESREMLAEMEYLLLEIEKAPEDEELVNALFRAVHTIKGSSGMFGVRSVESFTHVAENVLDRVRKKEVALDVELSAALLACHDHITALLDLHQQGADDPLDGETEKRGAALIARLGRYTLDAKTADTSVDEMKRKEAAEAAAGNGREGNVNWHISLRFNRSVYRNGLDPFPFINYLRGMGEVVNLVTVIDGMPPIDLMDPEQCYLGFEIDLNAETTKETIESAFEFVRDDCQIRIIPPKSGIDLYKKLIQDLPENPMNIGEILTQSGTITKSELAAVLAIQSGAAVEEKEPLRIGEIIVEQKIASREVVEAALEKQKQNRAMEEKNKRSMRIDGERLDQLINFVGELVTAGENVKQLAAQNGDGELMESADRMSRLIEEIREGAMNMRMVQIGETFRKFERVVRDLGREQGKEIDLAISGADAELDKTITEKISDPLMHLVRNAIDHGIAPPEVRRSQGRPPRGVIRLHAYHETGSIVIEVSDDGGGLNRERIRARAVERGLITAGQHLSENEMLQLIFKPGFSTAENVTNISGRGVGMDVVKRNIESLRGVVEVESGDGAGTTVRIQLPLTIAIIDGFMFRVGELTYVVPLDTVVECVEFVREDFEGMKGGSFMNLRGSVLPFLSLREFFREEGEPPARGNVIVVEYARRKAGLVVDKLVGKFQTVIKPMGKVFSGMHWLSGSTIMGTGGVAYIIDVPRMIMKIESIVEKEGAIA, translated from the coding sequence ATGAATCTTGATAGTATGAAACAGACCTACTTTACCGAATCGAGGGAGATGCTCGCCGAGATGGAGTACCTGCTCCTCGAGATCGAGAAGGCCCCGGAGGACGAAGAGCTGGTCAACGCGCTCTTCCGGGCGGTTCACACCATCAAGGGTTCGTCCGGCATGTTCGGCGTGAGATCGGTCGAAAGCTTTACGCACGTCGCCGAAAACGTACTGGACCGCGTCAGAAAGAAGGAGGTGGCTCTCGATGTCGAGCTCTCCGCGGCGCTTCTTGCGTGCCACGACCACATAACGGCGCTCCTCGATCTCCACCAGCAGGGAGCCGACGACCCGCTCGACGGGGAAACGGAGAAACGGGGCGCGGCTCTCATCGCACGGCTTGGACGCTATACCCTCGACGCGAAAACGGCGGATACTTCCGTCGATGAAATGAAGCGAAAGGAAGCGGCTGAAGCGGCGGCAGGAAACGGCCGGGAGGGGAACGTCAACTGGCACATCTCGCTTCGGTTCAACAGGAGTGTTTACCGAAACGGGCTGGATCCTTTCCCTTTCATTAATTATCTGCGCGGCATGGGGGAGGTCGTTAACCTCGTCACGGTGATCGATGGCATGCCGCCCATCGACTTGATGGATCCGGAGCAGTGCTACCTCGGTTTCGAGATAGACCTGAACGCGGAAACCACAAAGGAGACCATCGAAAGCGCGTTCGAGTTTGTGCGCGATGACTGCCAGATACGGATCATCCCGCCGAAAAGCGGCATCGATCTGTATAAAAAACTCATTCAGGACCTTCCGGAAAATCCGATGAACATCGGCGAGATACTGACGCAGAGCGGCACCATCACAAAAAGCGAGCTCGCCGCGGTGCTGGCCATTCAGAGCGGGGCGGCGGTCGAAGAGAAGGAGCCTCTCCGTATCGGGGAGATAATTGTGGAGCAGAAGATCGCTTCAAGGGAAGTAGTCGAGGCGGCGCTCGAGAAACAGAAACAGAACCGCGCCATGGAGGAAAAGAACAAGCGCTCCATGAGGATAGACGGCGAGCGGCTCGACCAGCTGATCAATTTCGTCGGCGAGCTCGTCACCGCGGGCGAAAACGTAAAGCAGCTTGCCGCGCAGAACGGCGACGGCGAGCTTATGGAGTCGGCGGACCGCATGTCGCGCCTGATCGAGGAGATCCGCGAGGGCGCCATGAACATGAGGATGGTGCAGATCGGCGAGACCTTCCGCAAGTTCGAGCGCGTGGTACGCGACCTCGGCCGCGAACAGGGCAAGGAGATCGACCTGGCGATCAGCGGAGCGGACGCCGAGCTCGACAAGACCATTACCGAGAAGATAAGCGATCCGCTCATGCACCTCGTTCGCAACGCTATCGACCATGGCATAGCGCCGCCCGAGGTCCGTCGCTCGCAGGGGCGTCCGCCACGCGGCGTCATACGCCTGCACGCCTACCACGAAACCGGAAGCATCGTGATCGAGGTCAGCGACGATGGGGGCGGTCTCAACCGCGAGCGGATCAGGGCGAGGGCGGTAGAGAGAGGGCTTATAACCGCCGGGCAGCATCTGTCTGAAAACGAAATGCTGCAACTCATTTTCAAACCGGGATTTTCAACCGCGGAGAATGTCACCAATATTTCAGGGCGCGGGGTCGGAATGGACGTCGTTAAGCGAAATATAGAGTCTCTGAGGGGCGTGGTAGAGGTGGAGAGTGGGGACGGTGCGGGGACCACGGTGAGGATACAGCTTCCGCTTACGATCGCGATTATCGACGGATTCATGTTCAGGGTCGGGGAGCTCACCTATGTCGTTCCGCTCGACACGGTGGTGGAGTGCGTTGAATTCGTCAGGGAGGATTTCGAGGGGATGAAGGGTGGAAGTTTCATGAACCTCCGCGGATCGGTCCTGCCGTTCCTCAGCCTTCGGGAATTTTTCAGGGAGGAGGGGGAGCCCCCGGCGCGCGGCAACGTGATAGTCGTTGAGTACGCGCGAAGAAAAGCGGGGCTTGTGGTCGACAAGCTGGTCGGAAAATTCCAGACGGTCATCAAACCCATGGGAAAGGTATTCAGCGGCATGCACTGGCTGAGCGGATCCACGATAATGGGTACCGGCGGGGTGGCCTATATCATCGACGTCCCCAGGATGATCATGAAGATCGAGTCGATCGTCGAGAAAGAAGGCGCGATAGCGTGA
- a CDS encoding chemotaxis response regulator protein-glutamate methylesterase produces the protein MGKKGGIRVHIVDDSALLRQALTEILSSDPEINVIGASSDPVFAENHFNREWPDVIILDVEMPRKDGITFLQEIMARRPTPVIIFTAHGKTAMQAMAAGAVDVLSKPSLELKKFLYDSVTMLTDAVKSAAQAKVAKMPVRPGADIKIKPKLTADSVLTPWDGRTISRTKDRVVAIGASTGGTQAIEYVLTALPKQSPGIVIVQHMPEGFTQAFSERLDEICAIEVKEAAHGDMVRLGQALIAPGGHHVLLNRRDDEYYVTVNDGPLVSRHRPSVDVLFRSAAKNAGANTLGIIMTGMGDDGAAGMLEMRNAGAHTIAQDEKSCVVFGMPKEAIKRGGAEQVLPLEKIPEAIMRA, from the coding sequence ATGGGTAAAAAGGGAGGAATAAGGGTCCACATCGTCGACGACTCGGCGCTCCTGAGACAGGCGCTTACCGAGATACTGAGTTCGGACCCGGAGATAAACGTTATCGGCGCCTCGTCGGACCCGGTGTTCGCCGAAAACCATTTCAACCGGGAGTGGCCGGACGTCATCATTCTCGACGTCGAGATGCCCCGCAAGGACGGCATAACCTTTTTGCAGGAAATAATGGCCCGGCGTCCCACGCCGGTGATCATATTCACCGCGCACGGAAAGACGGCCATGCAGGCCATGGCCGCCGGCGCCGTGGATGTGCTTTCCAAGCCGTCGCTCGAGCTCAAGAAATTTCTATACGACTCGGTAACCATGCTGACCGATGCGGTCAAGTCGGCAGCGCAGGCGAAGGTTGCGAAAATGCCGGTACGGCCGGGCGCCGACATAAAGATCAAGCCCAAGCTGACCGCCGACAGCGTCCTGACTCCATGGGACGGAAGGACCATCTCGCGCACGAAAGACCGCGTGGTGGCCATCGGGGCCTCGACCGGCGGGACGCAGGCCATCGAATATGTGCTGACGGCGCTTCCGAAACAGTCACCGGGTATCGTGATCGTACAGCATATGCCCGAAGGGTTCACGCAGGCCTTCTCGGAGCGCCTGGATGAAATCTGCGCGATAGAGGTAAAGGAGGCCGCGCACGGCGATATGGTCCGCCTGGGCCAGGCGCTTATAGCCCCGGGCGGGCACCACGTGCTGCTAAACCGCAGGGACGACGAGTATTACGTGACGGTAAACGACGGCCCGCTGGTGAGCCGCCACCGTCCCTCGGTCGACGTGTTGTTTCGCTCGGCCGCTAAGAACGCTGGGGCAAATACGCTGGGCATCATCATGACCGGCATGGGCGACGATGGGGCGGCGGGAATGCTCGAGATGCGTAACGCGGGCGCGCATACCATCGCCCAGGACGAAAAGAGCTGCGTGGTTTTCGGCATGCCGAAAGAAGCGATAAAGCGCGGCGGGGCCGAACAGGTGCTGCCCCTCGAGAAAATTCCAGAAGCGATAATGAGGGCATAA
- a CDS encoding chemotaxis protein CheW, translating into MQTTGTGARSERVEEMQYITFSLADAIYGIEVLKAQEIVGMQKITHVPHSMKFMKGVINLRGMVIPLIDLRLKFGLPEKPYDKMNVIMVVQVKTRLIGIIVDSVSDVVSLRGDNIQDTVHFSVNIETDYISGIAEDHEKLIIIIDADKVFTDEELKLLDIKR; encoded by the coding sequence ATGCAAACAACCGGGACCGGCGCACGGAGCGAACGTGTCGAGGAGATGCAGTACATAACCTTCAGCCTGGCCGACGCGATATACGGGATCGAGGTGCTGAAGGCCCAGGAGATAGTGGGCATGCAGAAGATCACGCACGTGCCGCATTCAATGAAATTCATGAAGGGGGTCATCAACCTCCGCGGCATGGTGATACCCCTGATCGACCTGCGCCTGAAGTTCGGCCTTCCCGAAAAGCCCTATGACAAGATGAACGTCATCATGGTGGTGCAGGTAAAGACCAGGCTTATCGGCATCATTGTCGATTCGGTGTCCGATGTGGTGAGCCTCCGCGGCGATAACATTCAGGACACCGTGCACTTCAGTGTGAATATAGAAACCGATTATATAAGCGGCATCGCCGAGGACCATGAGAAACTGATCATTATTATAGACGCCGACAAGGTTTTTACCGACGAGGAGTTGAAGCTGCTCGATATAAAGCGGTAA
- a CDS encoding CheR family methyltransferase, protein MAFTYFFRDMHVLELAVKHLVPYASGRSRVRIWDAGCAMGPEPYSLAILLAEGMGRFGFRNVSIIASDIDESGGFDKIIAEGIYPEEPLSRIPEDIFKKYFQPNGRPGFFRIEENTKKCVNFQRHDLLSLEPVGDDFSLIICKNVLLHFLPAERVEVIRMFHRALAPGGLFVTEQTQKMPEEAAHLFEQVVSDGQIHRKIEGRQ, encoded by the coding sequence ATGGCTTTTACGTATTTTTTCAGGGACATGCACGTGCTGGAGCTGGCGGTCAAGCACCTGGTCCCATACGCCTCGGGACGGAGCAGGGTGAGGATATGGGACGCCGGATGCGCCATGGGGCCCGAGCCGTACTCGCTTGCGATCCTGCTCGCCGAGGGCATGGGCCGGTTCGGCTTCAGGAATGTTTCGATCATCGCCAGCGATATCGATGAGAGCGGCGGCTTTGATAAAATTATCGCCGAAGGAATCTATCCCGAGGAGCCGCTGTCGCGCATACCGGAGGACATCTTTAAAAAATATTTCCAGCCGAATGGCCGCCCGGGTTTTTTCCGGATTGAGGAGAATACTAAAAAGTGCGTGAATTTCCAGCGCCACGATCTCCTTTCACTCGAGCCGGTCGGGGACGACTTCAGCCTTATCATCTGCAAGAACGTACTTCTCCATTTCCTGCCGGCCGAGCGCGTGGAGGTCATACGGATGTTCCATCGGGCGCTTGCGCCCGGGGGTCTGTTCGTCACCGAGCAAACGCAGAAGATGCCGGAGGAAGCGGCACATTTGTTCGAGCAGGTCGTGTCCGACGGGCAGATACACAGAAAAATCGAGGGAAGACAGTGA